The DNA sequence TCAGCTCCTCTACTACCGAGGGCAGGGCTTTGGCGCCCATGAGGACCACCAGGGTGTCCACCGCCTGGGCCAGGAGGCCCCATCGCACCATAGACCCAGCCTTGCCAGGGGCCTCGTGGCCTGTCACCACCGCCAGGGACGACGATAGGCCGCGGTGGGTCACAGGTATGCCGGCATAGGCGGGCACCGCTATGGCGGAGGTGACCCCTGGTACCACCACAAAGGGTATGCCCGCTTCCGCCAAAGCCTGGGCCTCCTCGCCCCCTCGGCCAAAGAGGAAAGGGTCGCCTCCCTTTAGGCGCACCACCTTCTTGCCTTGACGGGCCTTTTCCACCAAAAGGGCATTGATCTGCTCCTGGGCCGTGGCCGGGGAGTGGCCTATCTTGCCCACGTATATGAGCTCGCTGTCAGGCCGGGCCTGGGCCAGAAGCTGCTGGGGGATGAGACGGTCGTAGACCACTACGTCGGCTTCTTTGAGGGCTTGCAGGCCAGCCAGGGTTATGAGGCCTGGGTCGCCGGGGCCCGCCCCCACCAGCCACACCTTCCCTTCACTCATGGCCTTTCCTCCCAAGGGCCTTTGCTCGCGTAAGGAGGGCGGCGGCAAGGCGCCGCCCTAGCTCCTCGGCCTCTTCCAAGAGGCCCCACATCTCGTCTCTGACTACCGTTTCCTCGCTGGGATGGGACAGGAGGCCTCGCAGGCGGAGGCGCCCGCCCTCCAGGGTGGCCAGGGCGGCGGCTGCCCCGTGACACCCCACTCCTAGCTGCGCCTCGAAGGCCCTCTCGGCAGTAACGCAAGCTCGGGCCTCTTGGTCGTCCACAGCCTGGGCCAGGGCGAGGGCTTCGCTATCGGTGGCGCGCACCTCTATAGCGATGGCTCCCTGGCCGGCAGCGGGCAACATCTCCTCCGGCGGGAAGAGGTAGCTGGGGAGGATGTGCAGGCGGTCAAGGGCGGCGGCAGCCACCACTACGGCGTCCACCTCCCCTGCCTGGGCCTTCCGCACCCTAGTATCGACGTTCCCTCGGATGGGTACCACTTTCAGGTCGGGGCGTAGGAGACGCAGTTGCACCGCCCGCCGCAGGCTGCTAGTGCCCACTACCGAGCCTGGTGGTAGGTCTCTCCAGCTATGGCCATGGCGGGAGACCAGGGCATCGCGGGGGTCGTCACGGAGGGGAACGGCGGCCAGAGTCAGGCCATCGGGCAGGTGGGCAGGCAGGTCCTTGAGGCTGTGGATGGCCAAGTCCACCTCCTCCCTCAGGAGGGCGGCCTCCAGCTCAGCCACGAAAGCCCCTCTACCTCCCAGGTGGGCCAGAGGGATGTGGCGGGCCCGGTCGCCGGTGGTGCGTACCACTACCAGCTGGTGCCGTAAACCAGGGAAAGCCCTGCGCAGGGCAGCAAGAGCCAGCTCCGCCTGCCTCAGGGCCAGGCGGGAGCCACGGGTG is a window from the Dehalococcoidia bacterium genome containing:
- the hemC gene encoding hydroxymethylbilane synthase, whose translation is MDRIWRIGTRGSRLALRQAELALAALRRAFPGLRHQLVVVRTTGDRARHIPLAHLGGRGAFVAELEAALLREEVDLAIHSLKDLPAHLPDGLTLAAVPLRDDPRDALVSRHGHSWRDLPPGSVVGTSSLRRAVQLRLLRPDLKVVPIRGNVDTRVRKAQAGEVDAVVVAAAALDRLHILPSYLFPPEEMLPAAGQGAIAIEVRATDSEALALAQAVDDQEARACVTAERAFEAQLGVGCHGAAAALATLEGGRLRLRGLLSHPSEETVVRDEMWGLLEEAEELGRRLAAALLTRAKALGRKGHE